A window from Candidatus Cloacimonadota bacterium encodes these proteins:
- a CDS encoding CoB--CoM heterodisulfide reductase iron-sulfur subunit A family protein, protein MSLKSRSVMVVGAGIAGIQASLDLAEMGLNVHLIEESSTIGGRMPQLDKTFPTNDCSMCILAPKMSECARHPNIKIHIKSTVNSVMGNPGDFTVEVIEHAKYVDPEKCVACGLCEEKCPIKLNDEFDMDLRKRGAISRYFLQSIPSEYTIDKNHCLFLTKGVCRICEKVCPAGAINFADKDKNLKIKVGAVILASGIDAYNPIHIGQFGYKRYKNVVTSLEFERMLSASGPFMGHVKRASDDKEPKSIAFIQCVGSRDESIDHDYCSSACCMFAIKEAIICKEHLKGLQPSVFYMDIRAFGKDFDKYYEKAKSQYGIKFIKSKVSEINELQNGNLNLRYVLENGKLQFAEFDMVVLSVGLQPRKNSWELAERLDIKVNEYGFCRSDAFTPLRTSKEGIYVCGAMNAPKDIPESVISASGAVAEAVKYLRLERQEITEKKDAVPEKDVIGERPRIGTFICHCGINIAGVVDVKDVAEYAKGLPNVEHSEDLMYACSQDCMNTIKERIKEHNLNRVVVAACTPRTHEPLFRETISEAGLNPYLFEMANIRDQCSWAHMNEPELATAKSKDLVNMGVGKARNLTPLKRLPISINPKALVIGAGLSGMTAAQSLATAGHEVYLVEREEELGGNLRNIYFNFGKDPQKLLQDFIENVSKNKLIHVFKNSDIQKIDGYVGNFKTTIKNKTTKKEQDFEHGVVVITTGAEEHKTKEYQYGKSGRIITQVEFEEILHKKEFPEGKPKNVVIIQCVGSREQDRMYCSRICCTKAIKNALTLKQLVPAVNIYIIYRDIRTYGFREKYYSQIRDQGAMFINYTPESKPEVKLIDKVDPNSRLKVNVFDPIIDNEVEIEADLLVLSTAVDARPENIDLARMLKVPLNADGMFLEAHVKLRPVDFATDGVFVAGLAHSPKDMDESMMQAKAAASRALTFLNKTEILAEGTITEVNENRCTGCGYCEEICAFNAIEVDLEKEIAVVNEALCKGCGACVAACRCSALDLRGFSNEQLFSTFEALDLVDVLGK, encoded by the coding sequence ATGAGTTTAAAAAGCAGATCAGTAATGGTCGTGGGAGCAGGAATAGCTGGAATCCAGGCTTCTCTCGATCTGGCAGAGATGGGTTTAAATGTTCATCTGATCGAAGAATCTTCTACTATTGGCGGGAGAATGCCGCAACTTGATAAAACTTTTCCGACGAATGACTGCTCCATGTGTATCCTCGCTCCTAAAATGAGCGAATGTGCCCGTCATCCCAATATCAAGATCCATATTAAATCAACAGTAAATTCGGTTATGGGAAATCCCGGAGATTTTACGGTCGAAGTTATTGAACATGCGAAGTATGTTGATCCTGAAAAATGTGTTGCGTGCGGGCTTTGTGAAGAGAAATGTCCGATCAAACTCAATGATGAATTCGATATGGATCTCCGTAAACGAGGAGCTATATCCCGTTATTTCCTGCAGAGCATTCCTTCCGAATATACGATCGATAAAAATCACTGTCTTTTCCTGACCAAAGGTGTTTGCCGGATTTGTGAAAAAGTCTGTCCGGCAGGTGCGATTAATTTTGCTGATAAAGATAAAAACCTGAAGATCAAAGTTGGGGCTGTTATTCTTGCTTCCGGGATCGACGCTTATAATCCGATCCATATCGGTCAGTTTGGATATAAACGCTATAAAAATGTTGTTACTTCTCTTGAATTCGAACGGATGCTTTCTGCTTCCGGTCCTTTTATGGGTCATGTCAAAAGAGCTTCTGACGATAAAGAACCGAAAAGTATTGCTTTCATCCAATGTGTTGGTTCCAGGGATGAAAGTATCGATCATGACTATTGTTCGTCTGCTTGCTGTATGTTCGCCATCAAAGAAGCGATAATCTGCAAAGAACATCTGAAAGGACTGCAACCTTCTGTTTTCTATATGGATATCCGGGCTTTTGGAAAAGATTTTGATAAATATTATGAGAAAGCAAAATCTCAATACGGGATCAAATTCATTAAATCAAAAGTATCGGAAATTAATGAGTTACAAAATGGGAATCTGAATTTAAGGTATGTTCTGGAAAACGGTAAACTTCAATTTGCAGAATTTGATATGGTTGTCCTTTCTGTTGGATTACAACCGAGAAAAAATTCATGGGAACTTGCTGAACGACTCGATATTAAAGTGAATGAATACGGTTTTTGCCGTTCAGATGCTTTTACTCCTCTCCGGACTTCAAAGGAAGGAATTTATGTTTGCGGGGCTATGAACGCTCCCAAAGATATTCCGGAATCTGTTATATCAGCATCCGGAGCCGTTGCTGAAGCAGTTAAATATTTAAGGCTGGAAAGGCAGGAAATTACCGAGAAAAAGGATGCTGTTCCGGAAAAAGATGTAATTGGAGAAAGACCTCGTATCGGAACTTTTATCTGTCATTGCGGGATCAACATTGCCGGAGTTGTGGATGTCAAAGATGTGGCTGAATATGCTAAAGGTCTTCCCAATGTCGAACATTCAGAAGATTTGATGTATGCCTGCTCCCAAGATTGTATGAATACGATCAAAGAGAGAATAAAAGAACATAACTTGAATCGGGTAGTAGTTGCTGCCTGCACACCCAGAACTCATGAGCCGCTTTTCCGGGAAACGATCAGTGAAGCGGGCTTGAATCCTTATCTTTTTGAAATGGCAAATATTCGCGATCAATGTTCATGGGCACACATGAACGAACCGGAACTGGCAACTGCAAAATCCAAAGATCTGGTGAATATGGGAGTTGGAAAAGCTCGCAATCTTACACCTTTAAAAAGACTTCCCATCTCGATAAATCCCAAAGCCCTCGTGATTGGAGCAGGACTTTCCGGAATGACTGCTGCTCAATCTCTGGCAACTGCCGGTCATGAAGTATATCTTGTTGAGAGAGAAGAAGAACTTGGTGGAAATCTCAGAAATATTTATTTTAATTTTGGCAAAGATCCGCAAAAATTACTGCAAGACTTTATCGAAAATGTTTCTAAAAACAAATTGATCCATGTCTTTAAAAATTCCGATATTCAAAAAATAGATGGCTATGTCGGAAATTTTAAAACTACAATTAAAAATAAGACAACTAAAAAAGAACAAGATTTTGAACACGGAGTTGTAGTCATTACTACAGGAGCCGAAGAACATAAGACAAAGGAATATCAATATGGAAAATCAGGAAGGATCATAACCCAGGTTGAGTTTGAGGAAATCCTTCATAAAAAGGAATTTCCGGAAGGGAAACCGAAGAATGTAGTGATCATTCAATGTGTCGGTTCTCGTGAGCAGGATCGCATGTATTGCAGCCGAATTTGCTGCACCAAAGCGATTAAAAATGCTCTTACTCTTAAGCAATTAGTCCCTGCTGTAAACATTTACATAATTTACAGAGATATAAGAACTTATGGTTTTAGAGAAAAATACTATTCCCAAATTCGTGATCAGGGAGCTATGTTTATAAATTATACTCCGGAAAGTAAACCGGAAGTTAAACTTATTGATAAAGTCGATCCAAACAGCAGGCTTAAAGTTAATGTGTTCGATCCGATCATTGACAATGAAGTAGAAATTGAAGCTGACCTTTTAGTTCTATCAACAGCAGTAGATGCACGCCCGGAAAATATCGATTTAGCACGAATGCTGAAAGTTCCTTTGAATGCTGACGGAATGTTTCTGGAAGCTCATGTCAAACTTCGTCCTGTCGATTTTGCCACGGATGGAGTTTTTGTCGCGGGACTTGCCCATAGTCCAAAAGATATGGATGAAAGCATGATGCAAGCCAAAGCTGCTGCCAGTCGAGCATTAACCTTCTTGAACAAAACGGAGATTCTCGCGGAAGGTACGATTACCGAAGTTAATGAAAATCGATGTACTGGTTGCGGTTATTGTGAAGAAATTTGTGCTTTTAATGCTATCGAAGTAGATTTGGAAAAGGAAATTGCGGTTGTAAACGAAGCTTTGTGCAAAGGTTGCGGAGCTTGTGTTGCTGCTTGCAGGTGTAGTGCTTTGGATTTAAGAGGATTCAGCAATGAGCAGCTTTTCTCTACTTTTGAAGCTTTGGATCTGGTCGATGTTTTGGGAAAATAA
- a CDS encoding 4Fe-4S dicluster domain-containing protein encodes MIKIKKSNFENFIKYLKKDFCVYAPVKVSKKYAFKKIDSIEEIENDLLNVDKSPKEIFFPQAEVLFQYTEEGMKVPERKEKPYAIWGMRNCDTKSFLMLDKVFGNAHQIPDKDMYKDPYWIEKYNTSVVFNIACNEPASTCFCNWFNGGPFEKKGSDVFVVDTKDFYFMEAVSEKGKKVLDKYDKTEEASAKELAEISKMQAKAESYLSEKIDISNLFDKLSKIWDEPIWEEISEKCVNCGACAFVCPTCHCFDVTDEGKNEKGKRIRLWDSCMFTLFTKEASGHNPRAMSVQRFRQRVMHKYNYFMDNYEEHLCTGCGRCVLVCPVNVDIREVIKKILEYKL; translated from the coding sequence ATGATAAAAATAAAAAAAAGTAACTTTGAGAATTTTATTAAATATCTAAAAAAAGATTTCTGTGTATATGCTCCGGTAAAAGTAAGTAAGAAATATGCCTTTAAAAAGATCGATTCAATCGAGGAAATCGAGAACGATTTATTGAATGTTGATAAATCTCCTAAAGAAATCTTCTTTCCGCAAGCAGAAGTTCTTTTCCAATATACAGAAGAAGGTATGAAAGTTCCTGAAAGGAAAGAAAAACCTTATGCTATCTGGGGAATGAGAAACTGTGATACAAAGAGTTTTCTGATGCTCGATAAAGTTTTTGGGAATGCTCATCAGATTCCTGATAAAGACATGTATAAAGATCCATACTGGATTGAAAAATATAATACTTCCGTAGTTTTTAATATTGCCTGCAACGAGCCTGCTTCAACTTGTTTCTGTAACTGGTTTAATGGTGGTCCTTTCGAGAAAAAAGGTTCAGATGTTTTCGTTGTCGATACAAAGGATTTTTATTTTATGGAAGCTGTCAGCGAAAAAGGGAAGAAAGTTTTAGATAAATATGATAAAACTGAAGAAGCTTCTGCAAAGGAGCTTGCGGAAATATCCAAAATGCAGGCAAAAGCAGAATCTTATCTTTCAGAAAAAATTGATATTTCCAACCTGTTTGATAAACTTTCCAAAATCTGGGATGAACCGATCTGGGAAGAAATCAGTGAAAAGTGTGTAAATTGCGGAGCGTGTGCTTTTGTCTGTCCAACCTGTCACTGTTTTGATGTTACGGATGAAGGGAAAAATGAGAAGGGGAAAAGGATTCGTCTCTGGGATTCATGTATGTTCACATTGTTCACAAAAGAAGCTTCCGGTCATAATCCGAGAGCGATGTCAGTTCAGCGTTTTCGTCAGAGAGTGATGCATAAATATAATTATTTTATGGATAATTATGAGGAGCATCTCTGCACAGGCTGCGGAAGATGTGTACTCGTTTGCCCGGTAAATGTCGATATTCGGGAAGTTATAAAAAAAATTCTGGAATATAAATTATGA
- a CDS encoding heterodisulfide reductase subunit F — translation MENTYIPFPMKVEKIIDENPDRSLKTFDLSYVNNADKFDYLPGQFCEFSILGKGESPFGIASSPTEKDILKFTVNRTGSVTNEIHYLRIGDIVGIRGPLGNWYPVEKFKGGNIVIIGGGFAFTTLRSLLIYLLENRDDYGEITVIYGARNPDLLIYKEELKIWDKRDDLTLHLTIDTPVDNWKGHCGFVPTITKEVAPDPTSWAVVCGPPIMIKFTLPVLKEIGFPDKKIYTSLERRMKCGIGKCGRCGIGSKYVCIDGPVFSYEELKNIPEAF, via the coding sequence ATGGAAAATACTTATATTCCCTTTCCCATGAAAGTTGAAAAAATTATTGATGAGAATCCCGATAGATCACTCAAGACTTTCGATCTTTCTTATGTGAATAATGCAGATAAATTTGATTACCTTCCGGGACAGTTCTGTGAATTTTCCATATTAGGAAAAGGTGAATCGCCCTTTGGAATAGCATCTTCTCCAACAGAAAAAGATATATTGAAATTTACCGTGAACAGAACCGGTTCCGTTACCAATGAAATCCATTATTTAAGAATAGGTGATATTGTCGGTATTCGCGGACCTTTGGGAAACTGGTATCCGGTAGAGAAATTCAAAGGTGGAAATATCGTCATTATCGGTGGTGGATTCGCTTTCACGACCTTAAGGTCTCTTTTAATATATCTTCTCGAAAATCGTGATGATTACGGAGAAATAACTGTCATATACGGAGCCAGAAATCCGGATTTGTTGATCTATAAAGAAGAACTGAAAATATGGGATAAAAGAGATGATCTGACCTTACATCTGACGATTGATACTCCGGTTGACAACTGGAAAGGACATTGCGGATTTGTCCCGACCATAACCAAAGAAGTTGCTCCTGATCCGACATCGTGGGCTGTTGTCTGCGGACCTCCGATCATGATCAAATTCACTCTTCCTGTATTAAAAGAAATCGGATTCCCGGATAAAAAGATTTATACTTCGCTGGAAAGAAGGATGAAATGTGGAATAGGTAAATGCGGAAGGTGTGGTATTGGATCGAAATATGTTTGTATCGATGGTCCTGTTTTTTCTTATGAAGAATTAAAAAATATCCCGGAAGCGTTTTAG
- a CDS encoding coenzyme F420 hydrogenase, with product MNKLLTINKEPEIALKEFLHFLLEKKKVSGIFSLRKINDKGSVDYGLITDQENLDEIAPLMPLMPANAGQILSRFTPLEKPIAVVTKPCEFRAFIELAKREQGTLDNFLLISSSCSGVFPIKMNASGEIEKHLPDYWEAAKKSEIHPEIRPTCKACEHFAPENSDILISLVGEDQKTCKMYLHSEKAVKFAEGFDAQVSDEKFDLSKLDPLLKKRKLEKENLFSQIDNSQTKLDGLIDIFGKCIGCHGCNSVCPICYCTLCDFDSFNFDYNTPILERELEQKGAIRLPPDTLFFHLGRLSHMSFSCVACGQCSDVCPADIPVAAVFKKTGEQVAGLFDFVPGRNVEEEIPVMIYKEEEFEELGK from the coding sequence ATGAACAAATTATTAACGATCAATAAAGAACCTGAAATAGCCCTCAAAGAATTTTTACATTTCCTCCTGGAAAAAAAGAAAGTTAGTGGGATATTTTCATTAAGGAAGATCAATGATAAAGGCTCAGTAGATTACGGCTTGATAACGGATCAGGAAAATCTCGATGAAATTGCTCCTTTAATGCCTTTAATGCCGGCAAATGCAGGACAAATCCTCTCTCGCTTCACTCCTCTCGAAAAACCAATCGCAGTTGTGACCAAACCCTGTGAATTCAGGGCATTTATCGAACTTGCGAAAAGAGAGCAGGGAACACTTGACAATTTCCTGCTGATCTCATCTTCCTGCAGCGGTGTTTTCCCGATAAAAATGAATGCTTCAGGAGAAATCGAAAAACATCTTCCGGATTATTGGGAAGCTGCAAAAAAAAGTGAAATTCATCCTGAAATAAGACCGACCTGCAAAGCTTGTGAACATTTTGCTCCCGAGAATTCCGATATTCTGATCTCGCTCGTGGGAGAAGATCAGAAAACTTGTAAAATGTATCTTCATTCGGAAAAAGCTGTGAAATTTGCAGAAGGTTTTGATGCACAAGTTTCTGATGAAAAATTTGATCTTTCCAAACTTGATCCGCTACTAAAAAAACGAAAATTAGAAAAGGAAAATCTTTTTTCTCAAATAGATAATTCTCAAACAAAACTCGATGGTCTGATCGATATTTTCGGGAAATGTATCGGATGTCACGGCTGTAACAGCGTTTGCCCGATCTGTTACTGCACGCTTTGCGATTTTGATTCTTTTAATTTTGATTATAACACTCCGATTTTGGAAAGAGAATTGGAACAGAAAGGTGCGATCAGACTTCCACCGGATACTCTTTTTTTCCATCTTGGGAGACTTTCCCATATGAGTTTTTCCTGTGTTGCCTGCGGTCAATGTTCCGATGTTTGTCCTGCTGATATTCCGGTAGCTGCTGTTTTCAAGAAAACAGGAGAACAGGTTGCAGGTTTATTTGATTTTGTGCCAGGAAGGAATGTGGAAGAAGAAATTCCGGTCATGATCTATAAAGAAGAAGAATTTGAGGAATTGGGGAAATGA
- a CDS encoding 4Fe-4S dicluster domain-containing protein translates to MLPELRDKVKKLLQEKKVDLVIGWQKGSLPLTSTPLFMKTEDDVDKLIFDHTCRNNLSVYLTKDKRKLRKEFKKIGIIVKGCDARSIVLYTVEKQVKRENIFIIGVPCQGIIEKKKIKHQVDDQEVLETKIIDDNILLKGRNFEKSVPLKEILCDSCLSCKYPDAPVYDLFIGKARKEVNVKNEYQDVIDFEKRSADERWNYITEEYSKCIRCYACRNVCPSCYCNECFVDNNDPQWIGKTPEVTDSIIFHLIRNLHVAGRCVDCGACVSACPVDLNLRILNKKVEKEIKDRFDFTAGLDINEKPAMATYCENEKQDFIQG, encoded by the coding sequence ATGCTGCCGGAATTAAGAGATAAGGTAAAAAAACTTCTTCAAGAAAAAAAAGTTGATTTAGTGATCGGATGGCAAAAAGGTTCATTACCATTGACTTCCACACCTCTATTTATGAAAACCGAAGATGATGTCGATAAATTGATCTTTGATCATACCTGTAGAAATAATTTATCGGTTTATCTAACCAAAGACAAACGGAAATTAAGAAAAGAATTCAAGAAGATCGGGATCATAGTTAAAGGTTGTGATGCCAGATCAATTGTCCTATATACGGTTGAAAAACAGGTAAAAAGAGAGAACATCTTTATTATTGGAGTTCCCTGTCAGGGAATTATCGAGAAGAAAAAAATAAAACATCAGGTTGATGATCAGGAAGTTTTAGAAACGAAAATTATTGATGATAACATTTTATTGAAAGGTCGCAATTTTGAAAAATCTGTTCCTTTAAAAGAAATTCTTTGTGATTCCTGCCTTTCCTGTAAATATCCCGATGCTCCCGTGTATGACTTGTTTATCGGAAAAGCCAGGAAAGAAGTAAATGTAAAAAATGAATATCAAGATGTGATCGATTTTGAAAAAAGATCAGCTGATGAGAGATGGAATTATATCACTGAAGAATATTCCAAATGCATCAGGTGTTATGCCTGTCGAAATGTTTGTCCCTCCTGCTATTGCAATGAATGTTTCGTTGATAATAATGATCCGCAATGGATCGGGAAAACTCCGGAAGTTACGGATTCTATCATTTTCCATCTGATCAGGAACTTACATGTTGCCGGCAGGTGTGTCGATTGCGGAGCTTGTGTTTCTGCCTGCCCGGTTGATCTTAATCTGCGCATTTTAAATAAAAAAGTGGAAAAAGAGATAAAAGACAGGTTTGATTTTACTGCCGGTCTCGACATCAATGAAAAACCGGCAATGGCGACTTATTGTGAAAATGAAAAGCAGGATTTTATTCAGGGATAA